The sequence GGCGGGCAAGACCGAAGCGGAGTTCATTGCCCTGATGGAATCGCTGAACCTGCCCAGACCGCGGCGCATCGACGAAGCGGTGCCGGCCAACCGGATGTCGGGCCAGCGGCACGACGCCGGTGGCGTGCTGTTCATGGAACCCCGACCCGCGGCCGGCCCGCACAGGGGCAGCTACGCGGGTGACGTCACGCCGCAACTCGCCTGGCAGTGGGTGCAGGCGGGTGAGGCGGTGCTGGTGGACGTGCGCACCGACGCCGAACGCGAATGGGTGGGCTTTGTGCCGGGCGCCGTGCCGGTGGCCTGGAAGCAATGGCCCGGCATGTCCATGAACCCCGACTTCGACGCGCAGGTGAGGGCGGCGTCTGCGGGCAAGAAGGTCGTGCTGCTGTGCCGCAGCGGCGTGCGCTCGATCGCAGCAGCCAAGCGCGCCACCGAGCTCGGGCTTGAGGCCTACAACATCCTCGAAGGCTTCGAAGGCGACCCCGACGCGCATGCGCACCGCGGTCAACAAGGCGGCTGGCGCTACCACGCGCTGCCGTGGCGGCAGAACTGAGGCGCTGAAGCCCGCCCGCCGGGCGCTTGGGCAGCAATGCAACCGCCGGTCGGTTTGCATGCGCGCGAACTGAGAAGAAAGATTCACAGACCCTGTCAGGCTTGACAGGGTGATCGTGATTTTTCGCACATTTCTTTTTTCAATGGGGTTTTCCATTCCAAAAGGATTACCTCATGACGTCGTTGGCCTGCACCCGTGACAAAGCTCCCGCCCACCCGGCGATCTCCGAACATCTGGCCGGGCGCATCCGGCGGGAGTTCACCACCCGCTGGGACACGCTCTGGAGCGGGCGTTCCCTGCTTCACGGGCGCGAAGCGGGTCCGGGCGCTGTGCGCCTGAACGGCAACGACTACCTGAGCCTCACCGGCCACCCGGACATCGTCCAGGCGCAGACGCTGGCCATCAAGACCGATGCCGAGTTCGTCATCCAGTCGGGCGTGTTTCTGCTGGACGAGCACCCTGCGCGCAAGCTCGAACTCAAGCTCGCGCACCTGCTGGGTCAGGAAGACGGGCTGATCTGCCAGTCGGGTTACGCCGCCAACCTGGGTCTGCTGCAGTCGATCGCGGACGACAAGACCGTGATCTACATGGACACGCTGGCCCACACCTCGCTGTGGGAAGGCGCGCGCCGTGCCGGCGCCACCACCCACCCGTTTCGCCACAACGATGCCGAGCACCTCGACCGCCTGGTGCAGCGCCACGGTGCCGGTCTGATCGTGGTGGACTCGGTCTACAGCACCACCGGCGCCGTGGCGCCTCTGGTGCAGGTGGTCGAGGTGGCCGAGCGCCGGGGTTGCATGACGCTGGTGGACGAATCGCATTCCCTGGGCACCCACGGACCACAAGGCGCCGGCCTGTGCGCCGAACTCGGCCTGAGCCACCGCGTGCACTTCATCACCGCGAGTCTGGCCAAGGCGTTTGCAGGCCGTGCGGGTTTTCTCAGCGTGCCGGCGGCCATGCGCAATTACGTGCTCAGCACCAGCTACCCCAACATGTTCAGCTCGTGTCTGCTGCCGCACGAAATTGCAGCGCTCGACGCCACGCTGGAGGTGATCCGGCGCAGCGACACCGAGCGCCAGCGGCTGCACGCCCACACGCTGCAACTGCGCGGCATGCTCAGCGACCTGGGTTATCCCATCCACCAGGGCACCGAGCAGATCATTGCGCTGGAAGCCGGCACCGAACCGGCCACCATGGTGCTGCGCGATCTGCTGGAAGAACGCGACGTGTTCGGTGCCGTGTTCTGCGCGCCGGCCACCAGCCGCAACCGCACCATGGTGCGCCTCACGCTGCACGCCGCGCTCACCGAGGCGGAGCTCGATCACGTGGCCGCCGCGGCGCGCGAGGTGGCGCCGCTGGTCAAGCCGTGGGACTGGCCGATTGCGCGGCGCGCCCGCGCCGCCTGCGCTCAGTTGTCCTGAACGGTGCGGTGGCCTTCGGCGTCCAGAAAGCGCCGGTAGCCGTAAATGGGCTGGGGCAGGTCGGTCGTGTCCAGCGAGAACACCGCCCCCGTCACCAGCTTGTCGTCGCCCAGCGCAAATGCGGGTGCGGTGCGGATCGGTCCGCTCAGGTTCAGCTGCTGGTGCAGTTCCACGGCGGCCAACTGGTGGCCCGCCTGAATGGCACGAACCACGTCGAAGCCCAGCCCGGCCGAGCCCGCCAGCTCCGCCAGGTCGCCCAGGCCGCTGGTGGGCTCCAACTGCAGCCAATGCGCGTCGCCCGCGCCGTCCAGACCGATCAGGCCGAAGGGCTCGCCCAGCACCGCGTATTCCACCCAGTTCTGGCTGGTGAAGGCCTGCAGTGCCTGCGCGATCGCGGGGATCTGCAGCAGCGACTGCTGCGAAGGCTGCATGGCACCGCGCCACAGCGTGTTCAGGCGCGGGTGGGGCGCGTGCATCAGCTTGCGCAGCACGCCCAGCAAATGGCGCGTGATGTCGGTGGTCTGCTTGGGCACGAACTGGTCGATCAGGCCGTTGTTGAAGGCCTGGATCGCGATCTGCTCGTCCGCCTGGCCGGTGAGCAGGACGCGCGAGCCTGGCCAGTCAAGCAGGGTGTTGAGCACCTTGAGGCCGTCGGTGCCCGGCATGGCGTAGTCGACCACGCAGGTCTTGACCAGCTGGTAGCGCGCCGGATTCACCGCCCAGTAGCGCAGGATCTGCGGCAGCAGGGGCTGGCCCTGGCGCCAGCGCTCGATCATCTGCAACTGCACCATGGCGTCGGCTTCCCAACGGGCGGGCTCCTGCTGCATGCGCTGCGAAAAGCCCGACGGGCGCGAGAACAGCTCCACCTGCCAGTGCGTGGGGATGACCAGCCCGAGCATGTCGAGGTAGTCGGTGTCGTCGTCAAGGAACAGGATGCTGCCGGGACGGTGGAAAAGGGGGATCGTCAGTGCCATCGTGTCGTCAGCGTGGGGAAAATGAAGCGGTGTTGGCTGATGCGGTGGAAGCCGTGGGTTTGAGGGGCAGGTCGATCATGAAGACCGCGCCCAGACCCGGTTCGGAATGCACGCTCAGGCTTCCCTGAGCCGCTTCCACCACGTTCTTGCAGAACGTCAGACCCAGGCCGTTGCCGGCGCCCGCCAGGGTGGAGAAGAAAGGCTCAAAGATTCTCGCCTGCTGATCGTGGGCAATGCCGATACCGTCGTCAGATACTGCAATGCGGCCTTTGCCGTGGTGCACGCCCACGTCCAGCCGGAGGTCGCCCGGGCTGGGCGCCTGGCTGGCCGAGGCCAGCGAGTGCAGGGCGTTTTTGATCAGGTTGGTGAGCACCTGCGAGAACAACTGGCGCGAGGCGACGAAATGGAAGTCCTGCTGGATGTGCACCTGCACGCAGTCGCGCTCGCGCGAAGAGCGGTAAGGGTAGTTCAGCACCACGTCCTGCACCAGTTCGGCCGCGCGGATGGACGACTGGTCGCGCGGCAGGCGGGTGAGCTGCGCGTTGGAGATCTGGGTGTCGATCTGCCGGTTCATGCTGCGCACCAGGTTTTGCAGACGCGTGGCCAGTTCGTCGAACTTCTTCTGCTTGGACTCGGGCAGGTCGTGCTGCGAAAGGTTGCGCAACACATCGCCCATCAGGTTGACGGTGGCCAGCGGGGTGCGCAACTCGTGCGCCATCACGCCCATGGTGCTCAGGGTGTTGATCAGGCGGGTGCGGCGCAGGTTGGCGCTGGAGGCGCCCAGCATCAGCGCTGCGCCCCAGGCAAACGCCAGCACCACCAGGTGGTCGGCCTGGGTGGCCTCGGCGTTCAGTGCCCCTTGCAGCGTGCGGGCCAGTACCAGGCTGAGCACGACCCCCGCGACCGCGCCCAGCGTGGCCAGGCGCCAGTCGGTGAGGTGGTAGTAGATGACCAGCATGCACGCCATGCTGGCCAGCCACACGTCGTTGCCGCCGTTGAGCCAGTACATCAGGGAGAAGAACATGGGCAGCTGCAGCCAGCAGGCCATCGAATAGATCCAGATGGTGGCCTGCGACGTCAGATCGCGGTTGATCGCACCGATCAGCAAGGGGATGCCCAGGCCGGCCATGGCCACGCGGGTGGCCAGATTCTCGTAGGGCTGCGGCAGGAGTTCGATCCAGATCCACCCGAAGGCGATGTGGCCCAGGATGGTGAACGCGCCGAGGTACTGCAGCCGCGCGCGGGATGGGTGCAAAATCGGCTCCAGCGGCGCGTGCACCACCTCGTCCAGCAGCCACCGCCACAAACGCGCCTTCGCGCTGAGCAACCTCAACCGGTCCAGAGGCAATATGTACTCCTTGAATTGCAGAACACCCGTTGCCCGTTCCGGTTGCCCCAGTGCCGGGCCCATTGTGTCTGCAACAGAGTGTTCGCGGTCATGACCCTGCCTGTCAACTTTGACAGTGTGAGCCTGGACAGCATCCTGGCCGACTGGGTGTGTGCCTTGCATGACCAGGGCGTGGAGTCCGTGATGGTGCTGGGCCCGGCGCCCACCGGCGGGCGTGACCAGCGCGAGGTGCTGGCGGTGCACCCGCCCCGCCTGCTGTCGGCCGCCCAGGCCCTGGCCGACAGCACCGATTTTGGCGCCAGCTGGCGCGACAGCGACGCGCCCCTGGTGGCGTGGCAGGACATCTCCAAGTCGGTGTTTGAACAATCCAGCCGCTGGCGGCGCCTGTGGCTGGCACACGGCTACCAGACGCTGGTGCGCGTGGCTTTCAGCCTGCCTGCCGGCCGCGCGTTTGAATGTTTCATGTTCAGTCCGCGCGCATTTGGTGACCGGTCGGAAGCGGCGGCACTGGCCTGGTCGGCCTTCAACATCTGGCCCATGTTGCGCCGCGCGATCGCCGAAGCGAGGGTGAACCTGAGCCCGCGCGAGCTCGAGAGCCTGAACATGGCCTTTGAGGGCCTCACCGCACGCGAAACCGCCCTGCGCATGGACTGCTCGGAACGCACGGTGAACTACCACCTGGCCAACGCCATGGCCAAGCTCAAGACCGACAACAAGCTGGCGGCGGTGCAGCGCGCGTGCTGGATTGGATTGATCTAGAGGTTATGGGCCCCCACGCTCCCCCGCTGCGCGAGGTCCGCTGCCCCCCGAGGGGGCTGATCCGGCTTGGGGCGGCCCGGCGCCGGATACTCATGCTGCAGTGCGCAAGAGGGCCGGAGTTGGCGTGGTCATAATCCGCGCATGACATTTCTGGCCCTGGACGTTGGCAACACCCGCCTGAAGTGGGCCTTGTATGAAGAACCGCGTTCCGGTTCGCGCCTCATCGCTCAAGGCGCCCAATTCCTTGAAAACATCGAAACCCTGGCCGAAGGCGACTGGGCCGATCTGCCCGCGCCGCATTGGGTGCTGGGCTGTGTGGTCGCGGGGGACGCGGTCAAGCGCCGGGTCGAGGAACAGCTCGAACTCTGGGATGTGACCCCGCAATGGGTGGTGTCCGGCAACGCCGAGGCGGGGGTGGTCAACGGCTACGACCATCCCGCGCGTCTGGGCGCGGACCGCTGGGTGGCGGTGATCGGGGCGCGCCAGCGCCTGGTCTCGCGCGGCTTGAATCAGCCCTGCGTGGTGGTGATGGTCGGCACGGCCGTGACGGTGGAAGCCATCGACACCGAAGGGCGCTTCCTGGGCGGCATCATCCTGCCGGGCCACGGCATCATGTTGCGCGCGCTCGAATCGGGCACGGCTGGCCTGCACGTGCCCACCGGCGAAGTGCGCGATTTCCCCACCAACACCAGCGACGCGCTCACCAGCGGCGGCACCTTCGCCATTGCCGGCGCGGTGCAGCGCATGGTGGACAACCTGCGCCGCCACTGCGGCGAGGAACCGGTGTGTTTCATGACCGGCGGCGCCGGCTGGAAGATGGCGCCCAGCATGGCGCTGCAGGTGGAGCTGGTGGAGGGCCTGATCTTTGACGGCTTGCTGGAGATCGCCTCGCGCCGACTGGCGATCGCGTGAAGGCAATCGATCCGGCGCCGGGCCGGCCCAAGCCGGATCAGCCCCCTCGGGGGGCAGCGACCCGCGCAGCGGCGGAGCGTGGGGGCACTAGGCCTTGCTCTCGCCCCAGGGCAACATCAACGTCAAGGTGAGCAGGCGCCGGAACTCCGGCTCGAACTCGTCGATGATGCGCTGCGGCTCGGGACACAAGGTGGTGTCGGCGATCACGCCGAACTGCACGCCGCCGCCGTAGCTCAGGATCGACACGCCCAGGCCCACGGTGCCCGTTTGCGGCACCCAGAACATGGTCTGCTCCAGCGTGGAGCCACACACCTTGAGCTTGGTGGCCGGGCCGGGCACATTGGTCATGACCGCCGTGGTCTTGCGGCCGAACAGGCTGAGCATGGCGTCTTGCGCGGGCTTCACCAGCAGGCCCGCCACCGAGAGCAGGCCGAAGGTGAGCAGCGGCTGCAGGCTCCCCTTGAGGTTGTTCATGCGCGAGCGCACGGTGAACACGCGCTCCACCGGGTTGGTGCAGCCAATGGGCAGCACCAGCGGGACCAACCCGAAGCGGTTGCCGAGCTTCCAGGCGTCTTCCATCGGTCGCAGGTTGATCGGCACCATGGCGCGGATTTCCTTGCCCTCGGTTGAGTCGCCCAGGCTTTGCAGATACGCGCCGATGGCACCGGCCACACAAGCCAGCAGCACGTCGTTGACCGAGCAATTCAGCGCCTTGCCGATCGCCTTCACCTCGTCGAGCGGGATCGGTTCGCACCAGGCCACGCGTTTGGTGTTGCCGGGCTGGCCTTTGAGGCGGGTGGGCGAATCGTCGGGCATGAGCGCGAGTGCGGCCAGATCGCTGGCGAGCTGTCCACCCATGCGCGCCAGATCCACCGCCTGGCCCAGCGAGTCGGTCAGGCTTTGTTGAGGCGACGCGAGCATGGCGAATGACTTGGCGGCCCCGCCGCCCGCGGCTTCCAGGGCTTTGGCGGTGAGGTCGCCAAAGGGTCGGATCAAGGTGTCGACCACCCAGTCTTCGGCGCCGTCCAGGCCGGGCTTGCTGTTCTTGCGTTTCTGGCGCTGCGGGGGCGCACCGCCACCGTCGACCAGGCTCATCATCACGCTGATGAGCGCAATGCCGTCGGCTATGCAATGGTGGATGCGGGCCACCAGTGCCGAGCCTTCGCCGTACTGCTCGATCAGCTCGAAGCGCCACAGCGGGTGCTGGCGGTCCAGCGGTTGCATGGCGAGCTCGGCCACACGGGCCTGCAAGGCGTCCTGCCCGGTCTGCGCGCCGGTCTGCGAGAGGCGGTGCGTGACCACGTGGCGGTCGAGGCGGAAGTCGGGGTCGTGGATCCAGTGCGCCCCGGCGGCATCTTCGCGCGCCAGCTGCACAAACCGGGGGTAGGGCAGCAGGCGCTCGCGCACCCGTTCCCTCAAGGCTTCGATGGTGATGCCCGGCTTCAGAATCCACACGCCGACGATCATCATCAGGTTGCTGGGGGAGTCCATGCGCAGCCAGGCCGTGTCGACCTTGCTCATGCGCTCGCCTTCCAGCCCCAGCGTGGTGGACAGCGCCTGCTTCACCGCCGGCAGCACACTGGCCACGGCGCCATTGGGTGCCGCCTTGCGGGGTGCCGGGGGGCGACTGGAGCGCCCCGCAGGGGTGCCGCTGCGAGCGGCAACGCGTTGAACCATGGATGCTCCTCGGGTGGCTGTGCGGGTCTTGGCCTTTGGACCTATTGTGCAGAGGCGCTCGACCGTAAGATAGCGGGAGAGCCCTTAGCCCGGCGCATGTTGCCGAGGTGGTTCATTTCAACAACAGGAGCACACATGGCCGATCTCAAAGCCCTTTTCGACGCCGCGGTGGCGAATTCCAAGAACCTCAGCGAGCGCCCCGACAACGCCACGCTGCTGAAAATCTACGCGTTGTACAAGCAGGCCACCGAGGGCGATGTGGAGGGCAAGAAGCCTGGCTTTGGAGACATGGTCGGGCGCGCCAAGTGGGACGCGTGGAACGGCTTCAAGGGCACGGGCAAGGACGACGCGATGCAGCAGTACATCGACCTCATCCAGGAACTCAGCTGAGTTTCAGCTGGGCGCAAGGCCGGTTGTTCAACCGGCCTTTTTCTTTTTGGCGGCGGGTTTTTTCGCCGCCAGCAGTTCGTCGAGGTTCTTGACGATCTCGCCCTCGATGCGCTCCTTGAATGCGCCCAGCAAAAAGCCCAGGCGTGCATCAAGTTCAAACTTGTCTGCCGACACCTTGAGCGTGCCGCTCACACCCGAGCGGGTGAACTGCACCTCGTCGCAGTCGTCGCCCTCTTCGTAGGTGCAGCTCATGTCGAAGTCGCTTTCGGCCTGTTCGGCCCAGCGCCAGGCGAGCTTGCGTGCGCCGCCCATGCCGAGTTGGTGATCGCGTTCGATGTGGATGTCGGCCATGGTGTCTCTCGGTGTTGTTGTCAGGGGCGGGGCGTGTCACTGGCGGCCAGGGCGGTGGGCGCCAACTCGCGCAGGGCTGCCTGGCGCTCGTCTTTCGGCTGGCGGGCCAGCGCGCGAACCGCATCATAAAACCGCGCAAAGTCGCGGCCCTCGCGTTCGAACAAGGCCGCGAACGCGGGCACCCATTCGTCGTAGGCGGCCTGCGCGGCAAAGCTGGCGTTGTTGGCGCGGGCCACAAAGGGGTCGTAGCCGGCATAGCCGTTCCAGCCGGCTTTCAGCTCGGCGTATCGCTGGCGGAAGTCGTTCATGACAACGGCCTTGCGCTGCAGCTTGGTGTTGTCCGGCAGCTCGGCGTCTTCGTAGATCGCCTTCAGGCGCTCGCGGGTGGCGCGGGTGAGTGCGCGAAACGCGCGGCGGCGATTGTCGAAGGTGGCGTAGTCGGCGCGGGCCTGGTCGTTTGAGCGGGCGAGCCAGCGCGCGCCGCCCAACCGCTCGACCGTGGTGGCGAACGACTCGTTGAAGGCGGTGTCGTTCTGCACATAGACCACCTGGTGTGCGAGTTCGTGAAACACGATGCGCGCGAGTTCACCCTCGGGGTAGGTGATGAAGGTGTTGAGCAGGGGGTCGCCGCCGGCCCAGTTCATCCAGCCCAGCGTGGAATAGGCCTGGACCGGGTAGACGGCCACTTCCAGTTGGGGGTCGAGGCTGTCGGCGAAGGCGCGTGCGTCGGTTTCAGCGAAGTAGCCGCGGTAGCCCACGCAGCCCGCCACCGGAAAACACCAGGTTTCCAGTGTGAGCGAGAGCGCGGGTGCGGCCACCACGTTGTAGACGGCCGCGCGGCGCTGCAGGTCGGCGTAGCGGTGGTAACTGTTGTTGTCGGGCAGGGCGAGTTCGCTCACCGCGAACGCGCGGATGCGGCGCGCGTTTTGCAGCCGTTGTTTGAGCAGGGAGGGCGCAGCTTCGTCGGCCAGCCAGTCGTCCACTGGCCGCGCCGCTTTCATCAGCTGCAGGTGCCCGGTGACCGACTGCCAGTAGTAACCCACGCCGGTGGTGTTGCTGGCGCAGCCCGCGCCCAGCAGGGCCACGAGGGTGAGCACCAGCAGCTTGCTCATGACCGCCATCAGCCCACGCCGGCGACTTCAACCAGGCAGTCGTAAAACACCGGGCCGCGGCCCATGTCGGTGAGCTGTTGGCTGGTCACTTCGTTCACGTTGGTGCCCGAGGGCCCCAGCTTGCGCCACCAGATGCCCAGGCCGTTGACCACACCCGGCCGTGCGCGCGTGGACACCTTGGCCTTGCAGCGGTACTCGCCGCGGTCGTTGAACACGCGCACCATCTGGCCGGTCTCGATGCCGCGCTGCTGCGCGTCGTCGGCGTGGATTTCCAGCAGCGGTTCGCCTTCGATGTCGCGCAGGCTTTGCACGTTGACGAAGCTGGAGTTGAGGAAGTTGCGCGCTGGTGGCGAGATCATGGCCAGCGGGAAGGCGGTCGAGGTTCCCGCCAGCTCGTGGTTGGGCAGGTGGTCGGGCAGGCCGTCCAGGCCCTGCGCGGCCAGGCGGGCGCTGAAGAATTCGCAGCGGCCCGAGGGTGTGGGGAAGCCGCCGTGGGCAAAGGGCGCTTCGGGAATGGGCAGGGTGGCAAAGCCCTGGTCGAGCAGGGTCTGGAAATCCACCTTGGTGCCGAACGCCGTGCGGCACAGGGTCTCGTCGTCGTCGGCAAAACACGGGTCGTCAAAACCCAGGCGCGCGGCCAGTGCACGGAAGATGTCGGTGTTGGTGCGGGCCTCGCCCACGGGTGCGATGGCCGGGCGGTTGAGCAGCACATCGGTGTGGCCGTAGCTGGTGTGGATGTCCCAGTGTTCCAGCTGCGTGGTGGCCGGCAGGATCACATCCGCATGGTCGGCGGTGTCGGTCTGGAAGTGTTCGAGCACCACGGTGAACAGGTCTTCGCGCAGGAAGCCCTGCACCACCTTGCCCGACTCGGGCGCCACCGCCACCGGGTTGCTGTTGTAGACGATGAGCGCTTCGATCTTCGGGCCGAAGGCCGCCGAGCCCGGGTTCAGCAAGTCGTTGCCGATGGTGCTCATGTTGATGGTGCGTGGCGTGCGTCCGGCCAGCAGTTCGGGCTTTTGCAGGGCGGTGCGGTTCACCGGGAACTGCGCCGAGCTGGACAGCAGCAGGCCGCCCGCGGGCTCGCGCCAGGCGCCCACCAGCGCCGGCAGGCAGGCCACGGCGCGCACCGCGTTGCCGCCACCGCGCACGCGCTGCATGCCGTAGTTCAGGCGAATGGCGGCGGGTTTCGTCGTACCGTAGTCGCGTGCCAGATCGGTGATCTGCTGCACCGGAATGCCGCACACCTCGGCGGCGCGCTCGGGTGGCCACTGCAGCGCACGCTCGCGCAGGCCCTCCCAGCCCAGCGTGTGCTGCGCGATGTAGTCGTGGTCCAGCCAGTTGTGCGTGATGAGCTGGTGCATGAGCGCGAGCGCCAGCGCGGCGTCGGTGCCCGGGCGCAGGGCAATGTGTTCGTGGCACTTCTCGGCCGTTTCGGAGCGGCGCGGGTCGATGCACACCAGGCGCGCGCCCTTGCGTTTGGCCTGCTGGGCCAGGCGCCAGAAGTGCAGGTTGCTGCCGATGGAGTTGCTTCCCCAGATCACGATGAGTCTGGAGTCGGCAAAGTGCTCCACCTTCATGCCGACCTTGCCACCCAGGGTCTGGACCAGCCCCTCGCCGCCGGCCGAGGCGCAGATGGTGCGGTCCAGATGTGAGGCGCCCAGCTGGTGGAAGAAACGCGCCGCCATGCCCTCGCCCTGCACCTGGCCCATGGTGCCGG is a genomic window of Hydrogenophaga sp. RAC07 containing:
- a CDS encoding rhodanese-like domain-containing protein encodes the protein MEPRPAAGPHRGSYAGDVTPQLAWQWVQAGEAVLVDVRTDAEREWVGFVPGAVPVAWKQWPGMSMNPDFDAQVRAASAGKKVVLLCRSGVRSIAAAKRATELGLEAYNILEGFEGDPDAHAHRGQQGGWRYHALPWRQN
- the cqsA gene encoding alpha-hydroxyketone-type quorum-sensing autoinducer synthase, producing the protein MTSLACTRDKAPAHPAISEHLAGRIRREFTTRWDTLWSGRSLLHGREAGPGAVRLNGNDYLSLTGHPDIVQAQTLAIKTDAEFVIQSGVFLLDEHPARKLELKLAHLLGQEDGLICQSGYAANLGLLQSIADDKTVIYMDTLAHTSLWEGARRAGATTHPFRHNDAEHLDRLVQRHGAGLIVVDSVYSTTGAVAPLVQVVEVAERRGCMTLVDESHSLGTHGPQGAGLCAELGLSHRVHFITASLAKAFAGRAGFLSVPAAMRNYVLSTSYPNMFSSCLLPHEIAALDATLEVIRRSDTERQRLHAHTLQLRGMLSDLGYPIHQGTEQIIALEAGTEPATMVLRDLLEERDVFGAVFCAPATSRNRTMVRLTLHAALTEAELDHVAAAAREVAPLVKPWDWPIARRARAACAQLS
- a CDS encoding response regulator, with product MALTIPLFHRPGSILFLDDDTDYLDMLGLVIPTHWQVELFSRPSGFSQRMQQEPARWEADAMVQLQMIERWRQGQPLLPQILRYWAVNPARYQLVKTCVVDYAMPGTDGLKVLNTLLDWPGSRVLLTGQADEQIAIQAFNNGLIDQFVPKQTTDITRHLLGVLRKLMHAPHPRLNTLWRGAMQPSQQSLLQIPAIAQALQAFTSQNWVEYAVLGEPFGLIGLDGAGDAHWLQLEPTSGLGDLAELAGSAGLGFDVVRAIQAGHQLAAVELHQQLNLSGPIRTAPAFALGDDKLVTGAVFSLDTTDLPQPIYGYRRFLDAEGHRTVQDN
- a CDS encoding sensor histidine kinase; this translates as MPLDRLRLLSAKARLWRWLLDEVVHAPLEPILHPSRARLQYLGAFTILGHIAFGWIWIELLPQPYENLATRVAMAGLGIPLLIGAINRDLTSQATIWIYSMACWLQLPMFFSLMYWLNGGNDVWLASMACMLVIYYHLTDWRLATLGAVAGVVLSLVLARTLQGALNAEATQADHLVVLAFAWGAALMLGASSANLRRTRLINTLSTMGVMAHELRTPLATVNLMGDVLRNLSQHDLPESKQKKFDELATRLQNLVRSMNRQIDTQISNAQLTRLPRDQSSIRAAELVQDVVLNYPYRSSRERDCVQVHIQQDFHFVASRQLFSQVLTNLIKNALHSLASASQAPSPGDLRLDVGVHHGKGRIAVSDDGIGIAHDQQARIFEPFFSTLAGAGNGLGLTFCKNVVEAAQGSLSVHSEPGLGAVFMIDLPLKPTASTASANTASFSPR
- a CDS encoding helix-turn-helix transcriptional regulator, giving the protein MTLPVNFDSVSLDSILADWVCALHDQGVESVMVLGPAPTGGRDQREVLAVHPPRLLSAAQALADSTDFGASWRDSDAPLVAWQDISKSVFEQSSRWRRLWLAHGYQTLVRVAFSLPAGRAFECFMFSPRAFGDRSEAAALAWSAFNIWPMLRRAIAEARVNLSPRELESLNMAFEGLTARETALRMDCSERTVNYHLANAMAKLKTDNKLAAVQRACWIGLI
- a CDS encoding type III pantothenate kinase, translated to MTFLALDVGNTRLKWALYEEPRSGSRLIAQGAQFLENIETLAEGDWADLPAPHWVLGCVVAGDAVKRRVEEQLELWDVTPQWVVSGNAEAGVVNGYDHPARLGADRWVAVIGARQRLVSRGLNQPCVVVMVGTAVTVEAIDTEGRFLGGIILPGHGIMLRALESGTAGLHVPTGEVRDFPTNTSDALTSGGTFAIAGAVQRMVDNLRRHCGEEPVCFMTGGAGWKMAPSMALQVELVEGLIFDGLLEIASRRLAIA
- a CDS encoding wax ester/triacylglycerol synthase family O-acyltransferase, encoding MSKVDTAWLRMDSPSNLMMIVGVWILKPGITIEALRERVRERLLPYPRFVQLAREDAAGAHWIHDPDFRLDRHVVTHRLSQTGAQTGQDALQARVAELAMQPLDRQHPLWRFELIEQYGEGSALVARIHHCIADGIALISVMMSLVDGGGAPPQRQKRKNSKPGLDGAEDWVVDTLIRPFGDLTAKALEAAGGGAAKSFAMLASPQQSLTDSLGQAVDLARMGGQLASDLAALALMPDDSPTRLKGQPGNTKRVAWCEPIPLDEVKAIGKALNCSVNDVLLACVAGAIGAYLQSLGDSTEGKEIRAMVPINLRPMEDAWKLGNRFGLVPLVLPIGCTNPVERVFTVRSRMNNLKGSLQPLLTFGLLSVAGLLVKPAQDAMLSLFGRKTTAVMTNVPGPATKLKVCGSTLEQTMFWVPQTGTVGLGVSILSYGGGVQFGVIADTTLCPEPQRIIDEFEPEFRRLLTLTLMLPWGESKA
- a CDS encoding acyl-CoA-binding protein; protein product: MADLKALFDAAVANSKNLSERPDNATLLKIYALYKQATEGDVEGKKPGFGDMVGRAKWDAWNGFKGTGKDDAMQQYIDLIQELS
- a CDS encoding polyhydroxyalkanoic acid system family protein encodes the protein MADIHIERDHQLGMGGARKLAWRWAEQAESDFDMSCTYEEGDDCDEVQFTRSGVSGTLKVSADKFELDARLGFLLGAFKERIEGEIVKNLDELLAAKKPAAKKKKAG
- a CDS encoding aminopeptidase, whose protein sequence is MSKLLVLTLVALLGAGCASNTTGVGYYWQSVTGHLQLMKAARPVDDWLADEAAPSLLKQRLQNARRIRAFAVSELALPDNNSYHRYADLQRRAAVYNVVAAPALSLTLETWCFPVAGCVGYRGYFAETDARAFADSLDPQLEVAVYPVQAYSTLGWMNWAGGDPLLNTFITYPEGELARIVFHELAHQVVYVQNDTAFNESFATTVERLGGARWLARSNDQARADYATFDNRRRAFRALTRATRERLKAIYEDAELPDNTKLQRKAVVMNDFRQRYAELKAGWNGYAGYDPFVARANNASFAAQAAYDEWVPAFAALFEREGRDFARFYDAVRALARQPKDERQAALRELAPTALAASDTPRP
- a CDS encoding molybdopterin-containing oxidoreductase family protein; amino-acid sequence: MNSTVHTIRGACPHDCPDTCSLVTTVENGVALRVQGNPEHRHTDGALCTKVSRYTERTYHPERLLHPLVRTGPKGSGQFKRVGWDEALDLIAARLQDIAARDPQAIVPYSYAGTMGQVQGEGMAARFFHQLGASHLDRTICASAGGEGLVQTLGGKVGMKVEHFADSRLIVIWGSNSIGSNLHFWRLAQQAKRKGARLVCIDPRRSETAEKCHEHIALRPGTDAALALALMHQLITHNWLDHDYIAQHTLGWEGLRERALQWPPERAAEVCGIPVQQITDLARDYGTTKPAAIRLNYGMQRVRGGGNAVRAVACLPALVGAWREPAGGLLLSSSAQFPVNRTALQKPELLAGRTPRTINMSTIGNDLLNPGSAAFGPKIEALIVYNSNPVAVAPESGKVVQGFLREDLFTVVLEHFQTDTADHADVILPATTQLEHWDIHTSYGHTDVLLNRPAIAPVGEARTNTDIFRALAARLGFDDPCFADDDETLCRTAFGTKVDFQTLLDQGFATLPIPEAPFAHGGFPTPSGRCEFFSARLAAQGLDGLPDHLPNHELAGTSTAFPLAMISPPARNFLNSSFVNVQSLRDIEGEPLLEIHADDAQQRGIETGQMVRVFNDRGEYRCKAKVSTRARPGVVNGLGIWWRKLGPSGTNVNEVTSQQLTDMGRGPVFYDCLVEVAGVG